In the genome of Coraliomargarita algicola, one region contains:
- a CDS encoding TRAP transporter substrate-binding protein, whose translation MNKNTANLAFGVLLGVVAASLLFAFFDSSSDSGGASVHVLKVAHNQPTTHPVHLGIQHMAERVAALSGGRMRLDVFPNGQLGSETQTMEQLQAGTLDIAKGSSAPISNFISVCKVFSLPYLFRDEDHFWAVLNGEVGAGILESLATNDAGRPSGLRGLTYYDAGSRSFYAKKAIHSPADLAGMKIRVQNDPVAMDMVEAMGAAPTPVAWGELYTALQQGVVDGAENNSPSFVSSRHFEVCKQFSLDHHARVPDVLLMSSLTWNRLSEQEQAWLSQAAAESSTFQRAAWAAGVAEAVGIMKEEGVQVVEVNADSFIEATQSVRDKYATGPLRELVVKIGEVE comes from the coding sequence ATGAACAAAAATACTGCCAATTTAGCTTTCGGAGTATTGCTCGGAGTCGTTGCGGCTTCGTTGCTATTTGCCTTTTTTGACTCTAGTAGTGATTCGGGCGGCGCATCTGTGCACGTTCTGAAAGTCGCACATAATCAACCGACCACGCATCCTGTCCATCTCGGGATTCAGCACATGGCCGAGCGCGTTGCAGCGCTTTCGGGCGGACGTATGCGTTTGGATGTCTTTCCAAATGGTCAACTCGGCAGCGAAACGCAGACGATGGAGCAGTTGCAAGCGGGCACACTCGACATTGCCAAGGGGAGCTCGGCTCCGATCAGTAATTTCATTTCGGTCTGCAAGGTCTTCAGCTTGCCCTACCTGTTTCGTGACGAAGATCATTTCTGGGCGGTATTAAATGGTGAAGTGGGCGCTGGAATTCTGGAGTCACTTGCCACAAATGACGCGGGCCGTCCGAGTGGTTTGCGTGGCTTGACGTATTACGATGCCGGCAGCCGGAGTTTCTATGCGAAGAAAGCCATCCACTCGCCAGCCGATTTGGCAGGGATGAAGATCCGAGTGCAAAACGACCCTGTGGCGATGGACATGGTCGAAGCGATGGGGGCCGCGCCGACGCCCGTGGCGTGGGGCGAGCTGTATACTGCCTTGCAACAAGGGGTGGTCGATGGGGCTGAGAATAACTCGCCCAGCTTTGTGTCGTCTCGGCACTTCGAGGTGTGCAAACAATTTTCATTAGATCACCATGCACGTGTTCCTGATGTCTTACTAATGAGCAGTCTAACATGGAATCGCCTGAGCGAGCAGGAGCAGGCGTGGCTGTCGCAAGCTGCGGCCGAATCGAGCACGTTTCAACGAGCGGCATGGGCGGCGGGTGTGGCTGAGGCGGTGGGCATTATGAAGGAAGAGGGTGTGCAGGTGGTGGAGGTCAATGCCGACTCCTTTATCGAAGCGACTCAGTCGGTGCGTGATAAATATGCTACCGGCCCCTTGCGTGAGTTGGTCGTTAAAATCGGGGAGGTTGAATAG
- a CDS encoding TRAP transporter large permease gives MNQELMILLALFASLLCLRVPIAFVLGMVTVVTAVALDYDNIPLAMASDLSNGIDSFSLLAIPFFILAGELMGCGGLARRLIDLATAIVGRLPGGLAAVNTLTCMLFGAISGSSVAAVSSIGGTLIPEMNRKGYDRDFNIAITASAATTGLLIPPSNIMIVYALVAGNVSVAALFMAGVLPGVLVGSGIMAVALVLCLKRGYGKSVDGAVVTYPPLFKSIFGALPSLLLVFIVLGGILGGIFTATEASAIAVLWAFILGVGCYREIKWHELSGIILRAARTTAIVLFLVACSYAMSRLLTSEQVPQQVSAGLLSLSDNPIVILLIMNLILLMVGVFMDMTPAVLIFTPIFLPIATVLGIDPVHFGIILIANLCIGLLTPPVGTCLFVGAGVGKSNIVSVSRAMLPFYMVMVLALLIITYWSPLCMTLPTWMGL, from the coding sequence ATGAATCAAGAGCTCATGATCTTACTGGCGCTGTTCGCGTCGCTGCTGTGTCTGAGGGTGCCGATCGCGTTTGTTTTGGGCATGGTCACTGTTGTGACGGCGGTTGCCTTGGACTATGACAACATACCGCTGGCAATGGCCAGTGACCTGAGCAACGGGATCGATAGCTTTTCATTGTTGGCGATTCCATTCTTTATTCTTGCGGGCGAGCTGATGGGCTGCGGCGGGCTGGCACGTCGATTGATTGATCTGGCGACCGCGATCGTTGGACGTTTACCCGGCGGTCTCGCTGCGGTGAATACGCTTACTTGTATGCTCTTTGGCGCGATTAGCGGCTCTTCGGTGGCGGCGGTTTCCAGTATCGGTGGCACTCTCATTCCTGAGATGAATCGCAAGGGCTACGACCGTGATTTCAATATCGCCATTACCGCCAGTGCGGCGACCACTGGATTGCTGATACCGCCGAGTAATATCATGATCGTGTATGCCTTGGTGGCTGGGAATGTCTCGGTGGCTGCCTTGTTCATGGCAGGTGTCCTGCCGGGCGTGCTGGTGGGCTCTGGTATTATGGCAGTGGCTCTGGTGCTGTGCTTGAAACGCGGATACGGGAAGTCCGTGGACGGTGCTGTCGTGACTTATCCTCCATTGTTTAAATCGATTTTCGGAGCGTTGCCTAGCTTGCTGCTTGTTTTTATTGTCCTAGGAGGGATTCTCGGAGGGATTTTTACGGCGACAGAGGCTTCGGCCATCGCCGTGCTGTGGGCCTTTATTTTAGGCGTTGGTTGTTACCGTGAGATTAAGTGGCATGAGTTGTCGGGGATTATTTTACGAGCGGCTCGCACCACGGCGATCGTGCTGTTTTTAGTGGCGTGTAGCTATGCGATGAGCCGATTGTTAACAAGTGAGCAAGTGCCACAGCAGGTAAGTGCCGGTTTACTCAGCTTGTCGGATAATCCGATTGTGATCTTATTGATCATGAACCTGATACTGTTGATGGTGGGCGTCTTTATGGACATGACGCCCGCAGTGCTGATTTTCACTCCGATCTTTTTGCCCATTGCGACTGTGCTTGGGATCGATCCAGTTCACTTCGGTATTATCCTAATTGCCAATCTTTGTATTGGCTTGTTGACCCCTCCCGTTGGCACCTGCCTCTTTGTGGGAGCTGGAGTGGGGAAGAGCAATATCGTGAGCGTATCTCGGGCGATGTTACCTTTCTACATGGTTATGGTGCTGGCTTTACTCATTATCACATACTGGTCGCCTTTATGTATGACCTTGCCTACCTGGATGGGATTGTAG
- a CDS encoding TRAP transporter small permease: MNQRASKCLNFLLIFIFIVLVVDVLWGVGSRYLLGNQARWSEELARLLMVWLALLGAALATREQQHLGLDVLVRQWPDEVQCLASIFVHCAVAIFAVAIMAWGGGQLVVARFESGQMLPALDISRAWFYLALPVSGVLVCLFSIENLFIDIAALVIAKEDSK, from the coding sequence ATGAATCAACGGGCATCGAAGTGCCTGAATTTCTTGCTGATCTTTATCTTTATTGTGCTGGTCGTCGATGTCTTGTGGGGCGTGGGTTCGCGCTATTTACTGGGGAATCAAGCGCGTTGGTCGGAGGAGCTCGCTCGCTTGCTGATGGTCTGGCTCGCCTTGCTCGGTGCGGCGCTCGCGACGCGGGAGCAGCAGCACCTCGGCCTAGATGTCTTAGTGCGTCAGTGGCCTGATGAAGTGCAGTGCCTGGCTTCCATCTTTGTGCATTGTGCGGTGGCCATTTTTGCCGTGGCGATCATGGCATGGGGCGGGGGGCAACTAGTGGTCGCTCGTTTTGAGTCGGGGCAGATGTTGCCCGCGCTCGATATTTCTAGGGCGTGGTTTTATTTGGCATTACCGGTGAGTGGTGTGTTGGTTTGTCTGTTTAGCATCGAGAATTTGTTTATAGACATCGCTGCGTTAGTAATTGCGAAGGAGGATTCAAAATGA